The following proteins come from a genomic window of Malus sylvestris chromosome 4, drMalSylv7.2, whole genome shotgun sequence:
- the LOC126618284 gene encoding senescence-specific cysteine protease SAG39-like codes for MIFIGCCWAFASVATVEGLHKLKTGNLISLSKQELVDCDTSSYDHGCDGSNSKVAYDYMIKRNKSLATKDNYPYQAKDGGICRTTTVAHASGAITITGYENVPANNEDALLKAVANQPVSVAIDINHGLTIEISIHEVTAVGYGTSNDGTKYSLLKNSWGKEWGESALDYKEMCPPRKVYVALL; via the exons ATGATATTTATAGGATGTTGTTGGGCGTTCGCATCAGTGGCAACCGTAGAAGGGCTTCACAAACTCAAAACAGGAAACCTAATTTCACTATCAAAACAAGAGCTAGTTGATTGTGACACGAGCAGTTATGATCACGGCTGCGATGGAAGTAATTCAAAGGTTGCGTATGACTACATGATCAAACGCAACAAAAGCCTTGCAACTAAAGATAATTACCCTTACCAGGCTAAAGATGGAGGAATTTGCAGAACTACTACTGTTGCTCATGCATCTGGTGCCATAACCATAACCGGCTACGAGAATGTGCCTGCAAACAACGAAGATGCATTGTTGAAAGCTGTTGCGAACCAGCCGGTTTCTGTTGCCATTGATATTAACCATGGTCTAaccatcgaaatttccat CCATGAAGTGACTGCAGTTGGATACGGTACTAGTAATGATGGGACTAAGTATTCACTGCTCAAGAATTCTTGGGGCAAAGAGTGGGGGGAGAGTGCCTTAGATTACAAAGAGATGTGCCCACCAAGGAAGGTCTATGTGGCATTGCTATAG
- the LOC126618353 gene encoding uncharacterized protein LOC126618353, whose protein sequence is MAAIYSLYIINKSGGLIYYKDYGSAGRMDTNDTLRVASLWHSMHAISQQLSPVSGCFGIELLQADTFDLNCFQSLTGTKFFVVSEPGTQHMEGLLKHIYELYTDYVLKNPFYEMEMPIRCELFDINLTQAVQKDRVALLAR, encoded by the exons ATGGCAGCAATTTACAGTCTCTACATCATCAACAAATCTGGCGGCTTGATCTACTACAAG GATTACGGGTCGGCCGGAAGGATGGACACTAACGATACCTTGAGGGTTGCGAGCTTGTGGCACTCGATGCACGCCATTTCTCAGCAGCTGTCGCCGGTATCGGGCTGTTTCGGAATCGAACTCCTTCAAGCTGACACCTTCGATCTTAATTGCTTCCAATCACTCACTG GGACAAAGTTCTTTGTTGTCTCTGAGCCTGGGACACAGCACATGGAAGGTCTCTTGAAACATATCTATGAGTTGTACACCGATTACGTCTTGAAGAATCCCTTCTACGAGATGGAGATGCCTATACGATGCGAGCTCTTCGACATCAACTTAACACAGGCTGTACAGAAGGATCGTGTTGCATTGTTGGCCCGATGA
- the LOC126618347 gene encoding galactinol synthase 2-like: MAPEITTPTAAIAATKPPSGPNRAYVTFLAGAGDYWKGVVGLAKGLRKVKSKYPLVVAMLPDVPEEHRRILISQGCVLREIEPVHPPPNQTQFAMAYYVINYSKLRIWEFVEYSKMIYLDGDIQVFENIDHLFDYPDNYFYAVKDCFCEPTWSSSPQYKIGYCQQCPNKVQWDPKLGPRPPLYFNAGMFVYEPSLPVYHDLLKTLQISPTTSFAEQDFLNVYFRDKYKPIPSNYNLVLAMLWRHPENIQLDQVKVVHYCANGSKPWRYTGKEENMEREDIKMLVKKWWDIYDDESLDYKNTVVSTEADVQPFKEAALSEAGVPDFATAPSAA; this comes from the exons ATGGCTCCTGAGATCACCACCCCCACCGCCGCTATCGCTGCCACCAAACCACCAAGCGGGCCCAATAGGGCCTACGTCACCTTCTTGGCCGGTGCGGGAGACTACTGGAAAGGAGTTGTTGGCTTAGCCAAGGGGCTAAGAAAAGTGAAGAGCAAGTACCCGCTTGTTGTGGCCATGCTGCCCGACGTCCCCGAAGAGCACCGCCGGATTCTGATCTCTCAGGGCTGTGTGCTCAGAGAGATCGAGCCTGTGCACCCTCCTCCCAACCAGACCCAGTTCGCCATGGCATACTACGTCATCAACTACTCCAAGCTTCGCATTTGGGAG TTTGTGGAGTACAGCAAGATGATCTATTTGGACGGAGATATTCAAGTTTTTGAGAACATCGATCACCTCTTTGACTACCCGGACAACTACTTCTATGCTGTGAAGGACTGCTTCTGTGAGCCAACTTGGAGCAGTAGCCCACAGTATAAGATAGGGTACTGCCAGCAGTGCCCTAATAAGGTCCAATGGGACCCTAAGTTGGGCCCCAGGCCTCCCCTCTATTTCAATGCTGGCATGTTTGTGTATGAGCCAAGCTTGCCGGTCTACCATGACCTCCTCAAAACCCTCCAGATTTCTCCCACCACATCTTTTGCCGAGCAG GACTTCTTGAACGTGTATTTCAGGGACAAATACAAGCCCATCCCTTCAAATTACAACCTTGTGTTGGCCATGTTATGGCGTCACCCTGAGAACATTCAACTTGACCAAGTCAAAGTTGTTCACTATTGTGCCAAC GGTTCTAAGCCATGGAGATACACTGGGAAGGAGGAGAACATGGAGAGGGAAGACATTAAGATGCTGGTGAAGAAATGGTGGGATATTTACGACGATGAGTCATTGGACTACAAGAATACCGTGGTTTCAACTGAGGCTGATGTGCAGCCATTCAAGGAGGCGGCCCTATCGGAGGCTGGCGTGCCCGACTTCGCTACCGCCCCATCTGCCGCTTAA
- the LOC126618285 gene encoding uncharacterized protein LOC126618285 — translation MSSLTILVNYGGRWADSTYKNCKTKGLLVSDKITFAELQKKVHGIVNVDPNEYEISMKVIYNAMETTWPADIVDDDDVRAFIFENLSRSWKIPLCVTLKQKVFSSEDNDDPVQTGLNFVTQGDLEDIVLHDLDNDLVNQEVENASYHEEFENLPHMESDNVLQDSVEFNELPPEGMICDDVPVNVQFHEPSSNRSNVHKGTNIVHESCKADLYNSDRDIVVGQLYETKEDLKKKLGIHAMKNNYEFRVKRSSKERFEVGCVGDGCKWKLSASKLQQSSYFKVRKYITMHSCSLDVINRHHRQASSSLIGQCIKSKYEGVSRLHRPRDIIEDMRKDMGVNISYVKAWRAKEHALELVRGSPEESYSLLPSYFAVLEAKNPGTITHIETDENNHFLYCFMSLGPCIRGFRSVIRPVIAVDGTFLKGKYLGTLFVATCMDGNKQIYPLAFGVGDSENDASWNWFLTKLREAIGEIDDLVFVSDRHESIRKALSTVFPNAHHGACIFHISQNIRHHFKHERAHKLYFTAAKAYRIPEFHRLMTEIYKVDSEVGDYLNSAGYEKWTRAYFDGKRYNIMTTNIAECLNAITRDARKLPITRFLEYLRMNILQKWFYERRTEAAKMNTHLTDWADKLVRENNKQGLSLQVSPIATYSFHVYDGSRIEVVNLEEKSCTCRQFDLDQLPCSHACAACRHRQLSCYPMCSHYYTTNSLVIAYAEAIWPVGDQTDWIVTDDVSERIVLPPITRRRYGRRKEKRIPSRGEEKSTRKCSKCGSNGHYKQTCRNPVQLHPTL, via the exons ATGTCTAGTTTGACAATTTTAGTGAACTATGGTGGGAGGTGGGCTGACTCAACGTACAAAAATTGCAAAACGAAAGGATTACTTGTTTCAGACAAAATTACATTTGCAGAGCTTCAAAAGAAAGTACATGGTATTGTGAATGTGGACCCAAATGAGTATGAGATAAGTATGAAAGTTATATATAACGCAATGGAAACTACATGGCCTGCAGATAtagttgatgatgatgatgtgagGGCATTTATTTTTGAAAACCTTTCGAGGTCTTGGAAGATTCCCTTGTGTGTTACATTAAAGCAGAAAGTATTTTCTTCAGAAGATAATGATGACCCAGTACAAACAGGTCTTAACTTTGTTACTCAAGGTGATTTGGAAGATATTGTGCTACATGATTTAGATAACGACTTGGTAAATCAAGAAGTTGAGAATGCATCGTATCAtgaagaatttgaaaatttgccacatATGGAGTCTGATAATGTGCTCCAAGATAGTGTTGAATTCAATGAGTTGCCTCCTGAAGGGATGATATGTGATGATGTGCCTGTTAATGTGCAATTTCATGAACCCAGCTCTAACCGATCAAATGTTCACAAGGGTACAAATATTGTACATGAATCATGCAAGGCAGACCTGTACAATTCAGATAGAGATATAGTTGTAGGCCAATTGTACGAGACTAAggaggatttaaaaaaaaagttaggtaTTCATGCTATGAAGAACAATTACGAGTTCAGAGTGAAGAGATCAAGCAAAGAAAGGTTTGAAGTTGGTTGTGTCGGCGATGGATGCAAGTGGAAACTATCCGCTTCTAAATTACAACAATCATCATATTTCAAGGTCAGAAAATACATTACTATGCACTCATGCTCATTAGACGTTATTAATCGCCATCATCGACAGGCAAGTAGTTCTCTTATTGGTCAATGCATAAAGTCTAAGTACGAGGGTGTATCACGACTACATAGACCCCGTGACATCATAGAAGATATGAGGAAGGACATGGGTGTGAATATAAGTTATGTGAAGGCTTGGAGAGCTAAAGAACATGCATTGGAGTTGGTTAGGGGATCACCAGAGGAATCTTACTCATTACTTCCATCTTATTTTGCTGTGTTAGAAGCCAAAAATCCAGGTACGATAACACATATTGAAACAGATGAGAATAATCATTTTTTGTACTGTTTCATGTCACTTGGACCTTGCATAAGAGGATTTAGAAGTGTTATTAGGCCGGTAATAGCGGTTGACGGGACATTTTTAAAGGGTAAATATCTTGGCACTTTGTTTGTTGCCACATGCATGGACGGCAACAAACAAATATACCCTCTAGCATTCGGAGTTGGAGATTCAGAGAATGACGCATCATGGAATtggtttttgacaaaattacGAGAAGCAATTGGGGAAATTGATGACTTGGTGTTTGTTTCTGATAGACATGAAAGCATTCGGAAGGCTCTCTCAACTGTTTTCCCCAATGCCCATCATGGTGCATGCATATTTCATATAAGTCAAAACATTAGGCATCATTTTAAGCATGAGAGAGCACACAAACTGTATTTTACAGCTGCTAAGGCATATCGAATTCCTGAATTTCATCGTCTTATGACAGAAATATATAAAGTCGACTCTGAGGTGGGTGATTATCTTAATTCGGCTGGATATGAAAAGTGGACTCGTGCGTACTTCGATGGAAAACGGTACAACATCATGACAACAAATATTGCTGAATGTCTCAATGCAATCACCAGAGATGCTCGAAAACTACCTATCACACGATTTCTTGAGTATTTAAGAATGAATATTCTCCAGAAGTGGTTTTATGAGCGTCGAACTGAGGCAGCCAAAATGAATACACATTTGACAGATTGGGCAGACAAATTAGTGCGAGAAAATAACAAGCAAGGATTATCATTACAG GTATCGCCCATTGCAACTTACTCATTTCATGTATATGATGGATCTCGTATTGAAGTTGTGAATTTAGAGGAAAAGAGTTGCACATGCCGACAATTTGATCTTGACCAACTCCCTTGCTCACATGCTTGTGCGGCATGTAGACACCGACAACTTTCATGTTATCCTATGTGTTCTCATTATTATACTACAAACTCATTGGTCATTGCCTATGCAGAAGCTATATGGCCAGTTGGTGATCAAACCGATTGGATAGTAACTGATGATGTGAGTGAAAGAATTGTCCTACCACCAATTACACGAAGAAGATATGGTAGGCGCAAAGAAAAGAGGATCCCATCACGTGGAGAAGAAAAATCAACCCGAAAGTGTTCAAAATGTGGTTCAAATGGCCATTATAAACAAACTTGTAGAAATCCTGTTCAACTTCATCCTACTTTGTAG
- the LOC126618345 gene encoding chloroplast stem-loop binding protein of 41 kDa b, chloroplastic-like codes for MARLVAVQPQQRNPSFSLLPPSSLSDFNGTKLLHSQLQCKRRASQPRGGALQVSASSAKKILVMGGTRFIGIFLSRLLVKEGHQVTLFTRGKAPITQQLPGESDADYTDFASKILHLKGDRKDYDFVKSSLSAEGYDVVYDINGREAEEVVPIIEGLPKLEQYIYCSSAGVYLKSDQLPHFETDAVDPKSRHKGKLETENLLESKGVNWTSIRPVYIYGPLNYNPVEEWFFHRLKAGRPIPVPNSGIQITQLGHVKDLATAFIKVLGNEKASKQVFNISGDKYVTFDGLAKACAKAAGFPEPEIIHYNPKEFDFGKKKAFPFRDQHFFASIDKAKSVLGWKPEYGLVEGLADSYNLDFGRGTFRKAADFSTDDIILGKSLVLT; via the exons ATGGCAAGGTTGGTGGCCGTGCAACCGCAGCAGAGAAAcccatctttctctctcctccctccttcctctctctctgaCTTCAATGGCACCAAACTCCTCCACTCCCAACTCcag TGTAAAAGAAGGGCATCGCAGCCAAGAGGAGGGGCGCTGCAAGTTTCAGCATCGAGTGCAAAGAAGATTCTTGTAATGGGGGGAACCCGGTTCATCGGCATCTTCTTGTCAAGACTCCTTGTTAAGGAGGGTCATCAG GTGACTCTGTTTACCAGAGGAAAAGCACCCATTACTCAGCAGTTGCCAGGAGAATCCGATGCGGATTACACAGATTTCGCTTCAAAG ATTTTGCACTTGAAAGGAGACAGAAAGGACTATGACTTTGTGAAATCCAGTCTTTCAGCTGAAGGCTACGATGTTGTTTACGATATAAATG GACGAGAGGCAGAAGAAGTTGTGCCGATAATTGAGGGACTACCGAAGTTAGAACA GTACATATACTGCTCTTCAGCCGGTGTCTATCTCAAATCTGATCAGCTACCTCACTTTGAG ACTGATGCAGTTGATCCAAAGAGCAGGCACAAGGGAAAGCTCGAGACAGAGAACTTGCTCGAATCAAAGGGTGTTAACTGGACTTCAATAAGGCCAGTCTACATCTATGGACCATTGAACTATAACCCTGTTGAAGAGTGGTTCTTCCACCGGTTGAAAGCTGGCCGCCCAATCCCAGTTCCAAACTCGGGGATACAAATTACACAGCTTGGTCATGTCAAG GACTTAGCGACAGCCTTCATTAAGGTTCTTGGTAACGAGAAGGCCAGCAAACAAGTATTCAACATCTCGGGAGACAAATATGTCACCTTTGACGGACTAGCGAAAGCATGTGCAAAG GCTGCTGGTTTTCCTGAGCCTGAGATCATTCACTACAACCCTAAAGAGTTCGATTTTGGCAAGAAGAAGGCCTTTCCATTCCGTGACCAG CATTTCTTTGCATCGATCGACAAAGCAAAGAGCGTGCTCGGATGGAAGCCCGAATATGGCCTGGTGGAAGGTCTTGCAGACTCGTACAACCTGGACTTTGGGAGAGGAACATTCAGGAAAGCAGCTGATTTCTCAACAGATGACATCATTCTTGGCAAAAGTCTTGTCCTCACCTAA
- the LOC126618344 gene encoding AP-3 complex subunit mu-like, which translates to MLQCIFLLSDSGEVMLEKQLTGQRVDRSICTWFWEHTVSQGDSPKLQSVIASPTHYLFQVLREGITFLACTQVEMPPLMGIEFLCRVADVLTDYLGSLNEDLIKDNFVIVYELLDEMIDNGFPLTTEPNILREMIAPPNIANKMLSVVTGNSSNVSDILPGATSSCIPWRTTNLKYANNEVYVDLVEEMDAIINRDGVLVKCEIYGEVQVNSHLSGVPDLTLSFANPAVLDDVRFHPCVRFRPWEAHQILSFVPPDGQFKLMSYRVRKLKSSPIYVKPQLTSDAGTCRVSVLVGIRNDPGKTIDSITVQFQLPSCVLSADLNSNYGTVNILANKTCSWTIGKIPKDKAPAMSGTLVLETGLERLHVFPTFQVGFRIMGVALSGLKIDKLDLKNLAKPPYKGFRALTRAGEFEVRS; encoded by the exons ATGTTGCAGTGCATATTTCTGCTATCGGATTCTGG TGAGGTAATGCTGGAGAAACAACTTACTGGGCAGCGTGTGGACCGTTCGATATGCACATGGTTCTGGGAGCATACGGTTTCTCAAGGTGATTCCCCCAAG CTGCAATCGGTAATTGCTTCACCAACGCATTATCTTTTCCAAGTTCTTCGCGAGGGGATAACGTTTTTAGCTTGTACCCAAGTTGAAATGCCGCCTTTGATGGGCATCGAG TTTCTGTGCAGGGTGGCTGATGTCCTGACAGATTATCTCGGCAGCTTGAATGAAGACTTGATTAAAGATAACTTTGTCATTGTATATGAG CTTCTGGATGAGATGATTGACAATGGCTTCCCTCTCACGACAGAACCGAATATTCTGAGAGAGATGATTGCTCCACCAAATATAGCAAACAAGATGTTGAGTGTAGTCACTGGCAACAGTTCCAACGTGAGCGACATACTTCCAGGTGCAACGTCATCTTGCATTCCATGGAGAACAACGAACCTGAAATATGCAAACAATGAAGTTTATGTTGATCTTGTTGAAGAAATGGATGCAATTATAAACAG GGATGGGGTCCTGGTGAAATGTGAGATATATGGTGAAGTTCAAGTAAACTCCCATCTCTCTGGTGTTCCCGATTTGACTCTTTCATTTGCAAACCCTGCTGTTCTTGATGATGTAAGATTTCATCCGTGTGTTCGGTTTCGCCCATGGGAAGCCCATCAAATTCTGTCTTTTGTGCCCCCTGACGGACAGTTTAAGTTAATGAGTTACAG GGTTAGAAAGTTGAAGAGCTCTCCAATATATGTAAAGCCCCAGCTAACCTCAGATGCTGGGACATGTCGTGTTAGTGTGTTGGTTGGAATACGAAATGATCCTGGAAAGACGATTGATTCAATAACTGTGCAGTTCCAACTTCCTTCCTGCGTTTTATCAGCTGATCTGAACTCGAATTATGGAACCGTGAACATTCTTGCTAACAAG ACTTGTTCATGGACGATTGGGAAGATTCCTAAAGACAAAGCCCCTGCCATGTCTGGGACATTAGTGCTTGAAACAGGATTAGAGCGCCTTCATGTTTTTCCGACATTTCAAGTGGGTTTTAGGATCATGGGAGTTGCTCTCTCCGGCTTGAAAATAGATAAACTGGATTTGAAGAACCTAGCAAAACCACCGTATAAGGGTTTTCGAGCTCTCACTCGAGCAGGGGAATTTGAAGTCAGGTCATAA
- the LOC126618350 gene encoding psbP domain-containing protein 1, chloroplastic-like isoform X2: MARLVVVQQQRQPSLSPLPSSFSHFNGTRLHAPQLQFRRKVSQPKETLHVAASNAKEISKERSQMSLFSRLKTPVSEHFRHDSDRDCVEFSSKTKDFAVPRRNAMALILSAYIFTGGGFGSAAFAQQSLVGLREYIDTFDGYSFKYPKNWIQVKGAGADIFFRDPYILDENISVEFSSPSSSNYKSIEDLGPPELAGKKVLKQYLTEFMSTRLGVRRESKILSTSSRVADDGKLYYQIEVNIKSYANNNELAVMPKDRLVRLEWDRRYLSVLGVENNQLYELRLQTPENVFVEEESDLRRVMESFRVNKIAV; encoded by the exons ATGGCAAGGTTGGTGGTGGTGCAGCAGCAGAGAcagccttctctctctcctctcccctcttctttctctcacttCAATGGCACCAGACTCCACGCTCCTCAGCTCCAG TTTAGGAGAAAGGTTTCACAGCCAAAAGAAACATTACATGTTGCAGCATCAAACGCAAAGgaaatttccaaagaacgtagtCAG ATGAGTTTGTTTAGCAGACTGAAGACACCGGTTTCCGAGCACTTTCGACATGATTCAGATAGGGATTGTGTTGAATTTTCCTCAAAG ACTAAAGATTTTGCAGTTCCTAGGAGGAATGCAATGGCCTTAATCTTGTCAGCTTACATCTTCACCGGAGGCGGTTTTGGGAGTGCTGCATTTGCTCAGCAGTCTCTTGTAGGGTTAAGAGAATACATAGATACTTTTGATGGATATTCGTTCAAGTACCCTAAGAACTGGATCCAAGTGAAAGGCGCGGGAGCAGACATATTCTTCAGAGACCCTTACATTCTTGATGAAAATATCTCCGTGGAGTTTTCGTCTCCATCATCTTCCAACTACAAGAGCATCGAAGATCTTGGCCCGCCTGAACTAGCCGGAAAGAAAGTGCTTAAGCAGTACCTGACGGAGTTCATGTCTACCAGACTTGGCGTGAGGCGCGAATCCAAAATTCTTTCCACTTCTTCGAGAGTTGCTGATGATGGGAAGCTTTACTATCAAATTGAG GTGAACATAAAATCATATGCAAACAACAACGAGTTGGCTGTCATGCCGAAGGATCGATTAGTTCGTTTGGAATGGGACAGGCGGTACCTTTCGGTTCTAGGAGTCGAAAACAACCAGTTGTACGAGTTGAGATTACAGACACCGGAAAATGTGTTTGTGGAGGAAGAAAGTGATCTTCGCCGGGTTATGGAGTCTTTCAGAGTGAACAAGATTGCTGTTTAG
- the LOC126618350 gene encoding psbP domain-containing protein 1, chloroplastic-like isoform X3, with product MARLVVVQQQRQPSLSPLPSSFSHFNGTRLHAPQLQMSLFSRLKTPVSEHFRHDSDRDCVEFSSKTKDFAVPRRNAMALILSAYIFTGGGFGSAAFAQQSLVGLREYIDTFDGYSFKYPKNWIQVKGAGADIFFRDPYILDENISVEFSSPSSSNYKSIEDLGPPELAGKKVLKQYLTEFMSTRLGVRRESKILSTSSRVADDGKLYYQIEVNIKSYANNNELAVMPKDRLVRLEWDRRYLSVLGVENNQLYELRLQTPENVFVEEESDLRRVMESFRVNKIAV from the exons ATGGCAAGGTTGGTGGTGGTGCAGCAGCAGAGAcagccttctctctctcctctcccctcttctttctctcacttCAATGGCACCAGACTCCACGCTCCTCAGCTCCAG ATGAGTTTGTTTAGCAGACTGAAGACACCGGTTTCCGAGCACTTTCGACATGATTCAGATAGGGATTGTGTTGAATTTTCCTCAAAG ACTAAAGATTTTGCAGTTCCTAGGAGGAATGCAATGGCCTTAATCTTGTCAGCTTACATCTTCACCGGAGGCGGTTTTGGGAGTGCTGCATTTGCTCAGCAGTCTCTTGTAGGGTTAAGAGAATACATAGATACTTTTGATGGATATTCGTTCAAGTACCCTAAGAACTGGATCCAAGTGAAAGGCGCGGGAGCAGACATATTCTTCAGAGACCCTTACATTCTTGATGAAAATATCTCCGTGGAGTTTTCGTCTCCATCATCTTCCAACTACAAGAGCATCGAAGATCTTGGCCCGCCTGAACTAGCCGGAAAGAAAGTGCTTAAGCAGTACCTGACGGAGTTCATGTCTACCAGACTTGGCGTGAGGCGCGAATCCAAAATTCTTTCCACTTCTTCGAGAGTTGCTGATGATGGGAAGCTTTACTATCAAATTGAG GTGAACATAAAATCATATGCAAACAACAACGAGTTGGCTGTCATGCCGAAGGATCGATTAGTTCGTTTGGAATGGGACAGGCGGTACCTTTCGGTTCTAGGAGTCGAAAACAACCAGTTGTACGAGTTGAGATTACAGACACCGGAAAATGTGTTTGTGGAGGAAGAAAGTGATCTTCGCCGGGTTATGGAGTCTTTCAGAGTGAACAAGATTGCTGTTTAG
- the LOC126618350 gene encoding psbP domain-containing protein 1, chloroplastic-like isoform X1: MARLVVVQQQRQPSLSPLPSSFSHFNGTRLHAPQLQFRRKVSQPKETLHVAASNAKEISKERSQQMSLFSRLKTPVSEHFRHDSDRDCVEFSSKTKDFAVPRRNAMALILSAYIFTGGGFGSAAFAQQSLVGLREYIDTFDGYSFKYPKNWIQVKGAGADIFFRDPYILDENISVEFSSPSSSNYKSIEDLGPPELAGKKVLKQYLTEFMSTRLGVRRESKILSTSSRVADDGKLYYQIEVNIKSYANNNELAVMPKDRLVRLEWDRRYLSVLGVENNQLYELRLQTPENVFVEEESDLRRVMESFRVNKIAV, encoded by the exons ATGGCAAGGTTGGTGGTGGTGCAGCAGCAGAGAcagccttctctctctcctctcccctcttctttctctcacttCAATGGCACCAGACTCCACGCTCCTCAGCTCCAG TTTAGGAGAAAGGTTTCACAGCCAAAAGAAACATTACATGTTGCAGCATCAAACGCAAAGgaaatttccaaagaacgtagtCAG cAGATGAGTTTGTTTAGCAGACTGAAGACACCGGTTTCCGAGCACTTTCGACATGATTCAGATAGGGATTGTGTTGAATTTTCCTCAAAG ACTAAAGATTTTGCAGTTCCTAGGAGGAATGCAATGGCCTTAATCTTGTCAGCTTACATCTTCACCGGAGGCGGTTTTGGGAGTGCTGCATTTGCTCAGCAGTCTCTTGTAGGGTTAAGAGAATACATAGATACTTTTGATGGATATTCGTTCAAGTACCCTAAGAACTGGATCCAAGTGAAAGGCGCGGGAGCAGACATATTCTTCAGAGACCCTTACATTCTTGATGAAAATATCTCCGTGGAGTTTTCGTCTCCATCATCTTCCAACTACAAGAGCATCGAAGATCTTGGCCCGCCTGAACTAGCCGGAAAGAAAGTGCTTAAGCAGTACCTGACGGAGTTCATGTCTACCAGACTTGGCGTGAGGCGCGAATCCAAAATTCTTTCCACTTCTTCGAGAGTTGCTGATGATGGGAAGCTTTACTATCAAATTGAG GTGAACATAAAATCATATGCAAACAACAACGAGTTGGCTGTCATGCCGAAGGATCGATTAGTTCGTTTGGAATGGGACAGGCGGTACCTTTCGGTTCTAGGAGTCGAAAACAACCAGTTGTACGAGTTGAGATTACAGACACCGGAAAATGTGTTTGTGGAGGAAGAAAGTGATCTTCGCCGGGTTATGGAGTCTTTCAGAGTGAACAAGATTGCTGTTTAG